TTACCTGTTACTTTATTACCTTCGTGACAACTCCTGCTCCAACAGTCCTACCACCTTCTCGAATAGCAAAGCGTAGTCCTTCCTCCATCGCAATCGGTGTGATTAACTTTACACTAACACTCACCCGGTCGCCAGGCATAACCATCTCTGTTCCCTCGGGTAACTCCAGATCCCCG
This Limnochordia bacterium DNA region includes the following protein-coding sequences:
- a CDS encoding elongation factor Tu, coding for GDLELPEGTEMVMPGDRVSVSVKLITPIAMEEGLRFAIREGGRTVGAGVVTKVIK